From the genome of Miscanthus floridulus cultivar M001 chromosome 10, ASM1932011v1, whole genome shotgun sequence, one region includes:
- the LOC136487103 gene encoding nuclear pore complex protein NUP107-like, whose amino-acid sequence MEVDPSPSPSYFDPESSGRREEYRRYRKRLSSSNVSPLLGSSLSKSSGPRLLYDGESIPRRPNAGLLLEDIKQEAADYSNIESLDGSRLYSSAKRTSLDGGSASDAAYSLGRQAVRQTLKPVKLEDDIYVPHEGETSFTMFATLLDSANQGLMPFPDVIQQFERTCRNASESIRSAATGKLRMVDNKLMQQKAQLLLDEAASWSLLWHLYGKGHEELSGELLVPPITSHQEACRFVAADLTAQLCLRIILWLEGLASEALDLEKKVRGHHVGSYLPSSGVWHRTQRYLKRNNNDSTIVKHVDFDAPTREGAQLLPDDKKQDELLLEDIWTLLRAGRLEEASELCRSAGQAWRAATLCPFGGIDMFPSLDALHKNGKYRTLQAIELESGVGRQWHLWKWASYCASEKIAEQDGGRYEMAVYALQCSNLKRVLPICTDWESACWAMARSWLDVQVDLELSQYQTSRPNEKQLDDDMNGAQSSVGPESWPYHVLDQQPRDLTSLLQKLHSSDLVHETVSRACREQHRQIQMNLMSGHISHLLDLLWSWLSSAEENHNNTARPLDDPEMIRFGAHIVLVLRHLFSDEMDDELDEKLVTVGDLIINMYVRYLFLEDQEELVGVYASQLQHDLCINLFVEMMELRLNSSLHTMYKLFLSAVEYLPFSSDDASKACFEEIIERVLSRSRQTKPSKYDEDFSDVAHQHHLQSLQKAMVIQWLCFTPPSSIPDFQMITGKLLIRALMHSNILFREFSLISMRRVPELPAGPHKLLAILAEPLKQKENLISLEDPEVSDNLMEFEDWHEYYSLDATYRSWLKIEMKNAAVSPEMLSAEEKDQAVAAAKETLDLAFLLLRRDERPWLYAVESSPFESSEVIFLELHASAMLCLPSGECMLPDATSCTALTSALYSTVSEDDVLHRQLKVDVEVSSRDPCCIEVALRCLGAEGDGYGLHETNDGGLLAAIMAAGFKGELSRFQPGVSMAISRLDAWYSDGSGSVESTAAYIIRGLCRRCCLPETILRSMQACIALSAAGDSLDNCDKLIELVGSAESGMMHLFSQQQLQEFLIFQRECFICTMELEEDQLPSDG is encoded by the exons ATGGAGGTGGAcccctcgccgtcgccgagctACTTCGACCCGGAGTCCTCCGGCCGCCGGGAGGAGTACCGCCGTTACAG AAAGAGATTGTCTTCTTCAAATGTCTCTCCTCTGCTGGGAAGCTCACTCTCCAAGTCCTCTGGACCAAGGCTGTTATACGATGGAGAAAGCATCCCGAGGCGGCCTAATGCTGGTTTACTCCTTGAAGACATAAAGCAGGAGGCTGCCGATTATTCCAATATAGAAAGCTTGGATGGATCGAGACTGTACAGTTCAGCGAAAAGGACATCTCTTGATGGCGGTTCTGCATCAGACGCGGCTTACAGTTTGGGCAGGCAAGCGGTGAGGCAGACGCTGAAACCAGTCAAACTGGAGGACGACATATATGTGCCACATGAAGGAGAAACGTCTTTTACAATGTTTGCAACTCTCCTCGATTCTGCGAACCAAG GTTTGATGCCCTTCCCAGATGTAATTCAACAATTCGAGAGGACATGTCGAAATGCTTCCGAGTCAATCAG ATCTGCTGCCACTGGAAAGCTTCGGATGGTGGACAATAAACTTATGCAGCAAAAGGCACAACTTTTACTGGACGAAGCTGCTTCCTGGTCACTTCTTTGGCACCTCTATGGCAAAG GACATGAGGAGCTTTCTGGAGAGCTGTTGGTG CCGCCAATTACATCCCATCAGGAGGCTTGCCGCTTTGTTGCAGCAGACCTTACAGCACAACTGTGTCTACGGATCATACTTTGGCTTGAAGGTCTTGCTTCTGAAGCTCTTGATTTGGAGAAGAAG GTGAGAGGACATCATGTTGGTTCATACCTACCAAGTTCTGGTGTTTGGCACCGTACACAgaggtacctaaaaagaaataATAATGATTCTACTATAGTGAAGCATGTGGATTTTGATGCTCCAACTCGTGAAGGAGCCCAACTTCTTCCTGATGACAAG AAGCAAGATGAATTGCTTCTAGAAGATATATGGACTCTTTTAAGAGCAGGAAGATTAGAAGAGGCATCTGAGTTGTGCCGTTCTGCTGGCCAG GCATGGAGAGCAGCCACTCTTTGTCCTTTTGGTGGCATAGATATGTTCCCTTCCCTGGATGCATTGCACAAGAATGGAAAGTACAGAACACTACAAGCCATTGAATTAGAAAGTGGTGTTGGGCGGCAGTGGCATCTTTGGAAATGGGCATCGTATTGTGCTTCAGAG AAAATTGCTGAGCAAGATGGAGGCCGTTATGAGATGGCTGTATATGCTTTACAGTGCAGTAACTTAAAGCGTGTCTTACCAATCTGTACTGACTGGGAG TCAGCTTGTTGGGCAATGGCAAGATCCTGGCTAGATGTTCAAGTGGATCTAGAATTATCTCAGTACCAAACAAGTAGACCAAATGAAAAGCAGCTTGATGATGACATGAATGGAGCCCAAAGTTCAGTTGGTCCAGAAAGTTGGCCATACCATGTTCTTGATCAGCAACCTCGTGATTTAACTTCTCTTCTGCAGAAACTCCACTCAAG TGACCTTGTTCATGAAACTGTGTCTCGAGCATGCCGGGAGCAGCATCGACAAATTCAG ATGAATCTCATGAGTGGACATATATCTCATCTTCTTGACCTTCTATGGTCATGGTTATCATCTGCTGAAGAGAACCATAATAATACTGCAAG GCCCCTTGATGACCCTGAGATGATACGCTTCGGGGCACATATTGTTCTTGTGCTGAGGCACCTTTTCAGTGATGAAATGGACGATGAGTTGGATGAAAAACTGGTTACTGTTGGTGATCTCATCATCAACAT GTACGTGAGGTATTTGTTCTTAGAAGATCAAGAAGAGTTGGTTGGAGTATATGCCTCTCAGCTTCAACATGACCTTTGCATTAATTTGTTTGTGGAAATGATGGAACTAAGGTTAAATAGCAG TTTGCATACTATGTACAAGCTCTTCCTTTCTGCTGTGGAATATCTGCCATTCTCATCTGATGATGCATCCAAGGCTTGTTTTGAAGAGATCATTGAAAG GGTGCTTTCAAGATCTCGACAAACAAAACCCAGTAAGTATGATGAGGATTTCTCTGATGTTGCGCATCAACATCACCTGCAATCACTTCAAAAGGCAATGGTTATTCAGTGGCTTTGCTTCACGCCACCATCCTCGATTCCAGACTTTCAAATGATCACTGGGAAGCTTCTGATACGGGCATTGATGCATAG CAATATACTGTTCAGGGAGTTTTCCCTGATATCAATGAGGAGAGTCCCTGAGCTACCAGCAGGGCCACACAAGTTGCTTGCCATTTTAGCTGAACCGTTAAAGCAAAAAGAAAATTTAATTTCACTGGAAGATCCGGAGGTATCTGATAACTTAATGGAGTTTGAAGATTGG CATGAATATTACTCCCTGGATGCGACTTACCGCAGTTGGCTTAAAATTGAGATGAAGAATGCCGCTGTTTCTCCTGAGATGCTTTCGGCAGAGGAAAAGGATCAAGCTGTTGCTGCAGCTAAAGAAACACTGGACTTGGCATTCTTGTTACTACGCA GGGATGAAAGACCATGGTTGTATGCTGTTGAGAGCAGTCCATTTGAATCCTCAGAGGTTATTTTCCTTGAGCTGCATGCTTCTGCAATGCTCTGCCTACCTTCTGGTGAATGTATGTTACCAGATGCAACATCATGCACAGCTTTGACAAGTGCACTATATTCAACTGTCAGTGAAGATGATGTGCTGCATCGCCAGTTGAAG GTGGATGTCGAGGTCTCTTCTAGAGATCCATGCTGTATTGAAGTTGCTCTTCGCTGCTTAGGAGCAGAAGGTGATGGATATGGGCTTCATGAAACCAATGATGGAGGTCTTCTTGCCGCAATCATGGCTGCTGGCTTTAAAG GTGAACTCAGTCGATTCCAACCTGGAGTTTCAATGGCAATTTCACGGCTTGATGCTTGGTATTCTGATGGGAGTGGCTCTGTGGAGAGCACTGCTGCTTACATAATTCGAGGGCTGTGTCGGAGATGCTGCCTTCCTGAAACAATTCTAAGATCTATGCAG